One genomic region from Bacillus aquiflavi encodes:
- a CDS encoding HAD hydrolase-like protein has translation MFVIKAIIFDFNETLANTSLICYNAFQHIFKKFNNKGLSSNDIKAMFGPLK, from the coding sequence GTGTTTGTGATAAAGGCAATTATTTTTGACTTTAATGAAACTTTGGCGAATACTTCACTGATTTGTTATAATGCTTTTCAACATATATTTAAAAAGTTCAATAATAAGGGTCTTTCTTCTAACGATATTAAAGCAATGTTTGGCCCTTTGAAATAG
- the bioD gene encoding dethiobiotin synthase, which translates to MNGFFITGTDTGVGKTIISSGLAAVLKENSIDVGVFKPLLSGTSPDDPDSDTNLLKRMSQTSLSHEEITPFAFKEPLAPYVAGKYEGKVVNIDDVLSHWNIIKRQHKFFIVEGAGGISVPLGENFLVSHLIKALQLPIIIVARPNLGTFNHTYLTVEYAKSLNMDIAGIVINGASENPDISEKTNPALFEELCDVPLLGITPKLEDITLDNIKKMINDHIDVLSLFKKWSN; encoded by the coding sequence ATGAACGGTTTTTTCATAACTGGAACTGATACAGGAGTAGGAAAGACAATCATTTCCTCTGGTTTAGCAGCCGTATTAAAAGAGAACAGTATCGATGTTGGAGTATTTAAACCATTATTAAGCGGCACATCACCCGATGATCCTGATAGTGATACAAATCTGTTAAAACGAATGTCCCAAACGAGTCTTTCCCATGAAGAGATTACTCCATTTGCATTCAAAGAGCCGCTTGCTCCATACGTTGCAGGAAAGTACGAAGGAAAAGTGGTTAACATTGATGATGTATTGTCCCATTGGAATATCATTAAACGTCAGCACAAATTTTTTATCGTCGAAGGTGCTGGCGGCATCTCAGTACCATTAGGAGAAAATTTCCTAGTTAGTCACTTAATTAAAGCTCTACAACTACCTATTATTATAGTAGCACGACCAAACCTTGGCACTTTCAATCATACTTATCTTACTGTTGAATATGCAAAAAGCTTAAACATGGACATTGCAGGAATTGTTATTAATGGTGCAAGTGAAAATCCAGATATTTCAGAAAAGACCAACCCAGCCCTATTCGAAGAATTATGCGACGTCCCTTTATTAGGGATTACGCCAAAACTAGAAGATATAACGTTAGATAACATTAAAAAAATGATCAATGATCACATTGATGTGCTTTCACTTTTTAAAAAATGGAGTAATTAA
- a CDS encoding cytochrome P450: MAQQAAKQISISSPEFIRNPYPYYDELRSINPIYKMDSFKYPGWYITGYEEVVTVLKNNAFKNRIPLPETTRKYQSLKNIQNNMMLFKNKQDHKRLRMLISKGFTLTRMNKYRSYIKEVVHELLHEAENNKTIDVVTEFAFPLASLVIAKILGIPEEDRKQFRKWALTLVPTIDFSRTRKTLENGNITVMRLVSYFTELIKKRKHSPEEDLISMLLQDKQQDDNELSDEELLATCILLVIAGHETTVNLISNAVLSFITHPEQLKKLTQNPALIELAIEEILRYESPTQMTARTAAEEVELNGNMIKKGDQVYLMLGAANRDPRIFTEPHKLDITRNPNPHLAFGYGAHFCIGSTLARLEAQIAMQTLLKRFNNFAIATNDLQWRNLVGFRSLGTLKVTFSID; the protein is encoded by the coding sequence ATGGCTCAACAAGCAGCAAAACAAATCTCGATCTCCTCACCCGAATTTATTAGAAATCCATACCCATATTACGATGAATTGCGCTCTATTAACCCAATTTATAAAATGGATTCATTTAAATATCCAGGATGGTACATAACCGGGTATGAAGAAGTTGTAACGGTTCTGAAAAACAATGCTTTTAAAAATCGAATCCCGTTGCCCGAAACAACAAGAAAGTATCAATCTCTTAAAAATATTCAAAATAACATGATGCTCTTTAAAAACAAACAAGACCATAAACGATTACGCATGTTAATCAGTAAAGGATTTACCTTAACAAGGATGAACAAATACCGATCTTATATCAAAGAAGTTGTTCATGAATTACTTCATGAAGCTGAAAACAACAAAACGATCGACGTTGTGACTGAATTCGCTTTTCCCTTAGCAAGTCTCGTTATCGCAAAAATATTAGGAATACCAGAAGAAGATCGAAAACAATTTAGAAAATGGGCTCTCACTTTAGTTCCAACAATCGATTTTTCAAGAACAAGAAAAACATTAGAAAACGGGAACATAACTGTCATGAGGCTTGTTTCTTATTTTACAGAGCTAATTAAAAAGCGCAAGCACTCTCCTGAAGAAGACTTAATTAGTATGCTCTTACAGGACAAACAGCAAGATGATAATGAATTATCGGACGAGGAACTGCTTGCAACATGTATTTTACTAGTCATTGCTGGACATGAGACGACGGTTAACCTTATTAGCAATGCAGTCCTTTCATTCATCACTCATCCTGAGCAATTAAAAAAGTTAACACAAAACCCAGCACTAATTGAATTAGCAATCGAGGAAATTTTACGCTATGAAAGTCCGACACAAATGACTGCTCGTACTGCAGCAGAAGAAGTAGAATTGAACGGAAATATGATCAAAAAGGGCGATCAAGTATATTTAATGCTAGGAGCCGCAAACCGCGACCCAAGAATATTTACAGAGCCGCATAAGTTAGATATTACTAGAAATCCTAACCCGCATTTAGCATTTGGTTATGGGGCTCATTTTTGTATAGGCTCCACATTAGCCAGACTCGAAGCACAAATAGCTATGCAAACACTATTAAAACGGTTTAACAATTTTGCCATAGCAACAAATGATCTGCAATGGCGAAACTTAGTAGGCTTTCGATCGCTAGGCACGCTAAAAGTAACATTTAGTATAGATTGA
- a CDS encoding MFS transporter, with protein sequence MSESTGNQKLHIGSLFQNQVIRTILLSVLFLQIGIWVRNYSILLYVVEKTNENPVAVSLISVAEFSPIFLFSFIGGAFADRWRPKRTMIWCDVLSAISVFVVLLTLIFAGWKVIFFATLVSSILSQFSQPSGMKLFKLHVPTELVQMGMSMYQTVFALFMILGPVLGTFVYHRFGILVAIAIMGIAFLCSAAVLLMLPPDPATVEEKPKTTLIQEIKEGFRYVKNSRILSLLGGCFFAAGLAIGLTQPLGVFLITERLGLPKEDLQWLMAAFGVGMILGGGITVGMSRKVQPQILLAIGLTASAIGTIGMGLSTIFWLTLTAQFLSGLFMPCIHIGINTMILQNTEETFIGRVNGILNPLFMGAMVITMSASGWLKTHFSMIYLYETSALLLVVGIVILLPLMKKEAVSKGLNKGL encoded by the coding sequence ATGTCAGAATCAACAGGTAATCAAAAATTACATATAGGATCATTGTTCCAAAATCAGGTCATAAGGACCATTTTACTGTCCGTGCTATTTCTTCAGATTGGGATTTGGGTGAGAAACTATTCCATCTTGTTATATGTAGTTGAAAAAACGAATGAAAATCCAGTTGCGGTATCGTTAATATCTGTTGCTGAATTTTCTCCGATTTTTCTGTTCTCTTTTATAGGAGGAGCTTTTGCCGACAGGTGGAGACCAAAGAGGACAATGATTTGGTGTGATGTGTTAAGTGCTATTTCTGTCTTTGTAGTCCTTCTCACTTTAATTTTTGCAGGTTGGAAAGTCATTTTCTTTGCTACTTTAGTTTCATCTATTCTTTCCCAGTTTTCGCAGCCATCCGGTATGAAGCTGTTTAAGTTGCACGTGCCAACCGAATTAGTTCAGATGGGGATGTCTATGTATCAAACCGTCTTTGCCTTATTTATGATTTTAGGTCCGGTTTTGGGAACTTTTGTATATCACCGTTTTGGTATTCTGGTTGCTATTGCTATCATGGGTATTGCTTTTCTATGCTCGGCAGCCGTTCTGCTTATGCTGCCGCCAGATCCAGCAACAGTGGAGGAAAAACCGAAAACAACTTTGATACAAGAAATAAAGGAAGGCTTCCGTTATGTAAAGAACAGCAGGATATTATCACTTCTTGGAGGTTGTTTTTTCGCTGCGGGGCTGGCAATCGGATTGACGCAGCCGCTAGGAGTATTTTTGATTACAGAAAGGCTTGGTCTCCCAAAAGAAGACTTACAATGGCTAATGGCAGCTTTTGGAGTTGGGATGATCCTTGGAGGCGGAATCACTGTAGGGATGTCAAGGAAAGTACAGCCGCAAATCCTATTGGCAATCGGCTTGACAGCAAGCGCTATTGGAACAATTGGAATGGGCTTGTCGACAATATTTTGGCTAACTTTAACTGCGCAATTTTTGTCCGGTTTGTTTATGCCTTGTATCCATATAGGAATTAATACGATGATTTTGCAAAACACGGAGGAAACTTTTATAGGCAGAGTGAATGGCATATTGAATCCTCTATTTATGGGGGCTATGGTTATCACAATGTCAGCTTCCGGGTGGCTGAAAACCCATTTTTCAATGATTTATTTATACGAAACATCGGCATTACTCCTAGTTGTTGGGATCGTGATCCTTCTGCCATTAATGAAAAAAGAGGCAGTTAGCAAGGGGTTAAATAAAGGATTATAA
- the bioF gene encoding 8-amino-7-oxononanoate synthase: MRWKMLQLDQRLRNRLDETKKLGLYRKFRTMNSAPSSEVLIDNNRQLVFSSNNYLGLANDRRLIDAVEKTVREFGVGSSGSRLTTGHTKWHQKLEATIAKFKKTEAALLFSSGYLANVGVLSSLPVKGDVILSDALNHASIIDGCRLSKADSIIYDHIDMEDLEKKLVAAKSYERRFIVTDGVFSMDGTICPLEKIMSLAKKYDAFVIVDDAHATGVLGENGRGTSEYFNALPDVVIGTLSKAVGAEGGFVAGSHMLIDFLRNNARTFIFQTSIPPSICAAACTSFNMIEDSIEKRQQLHLNAKRIKTNLEEMGFIVRGNNTPIIPVLIGETNKAVTFAKRLDEENIYAPAIRPPTVAIGESRIRLTVTADHRTDEIDYLLKTFKLIGKELNVIS; encoded by the coding sequence ATGAGGTGGAAAATGTTACAGCTTGATCAACGGCTGAGAAACCGACTGGACGAAACAAAGAAGTTAGGATTATACCGAAAGTTTCGCACGATGAATTCAGCTCCGAGTTCAGAAGTATTAATTGATAATAATAGACAGCTTGTGTTTTCGTCAAATAATTACTTAGGTTTAGCAAATGATAGACGACTCATAGATGCAGTAGAAAAAACAGTCCGTGAATTTGGGGTTGGAAGCAGCGGCTCGAGATTAACAACCGGTCATACAAAATGGCATCAAAAACTAGAAGCGACCATTGCGAAGTTTAAAAAAACAGAAGCGGCACTGCTATTCTCAAGCGGTTATTTAGCAAATGTCGGCGTCCTATCCTCACTACCAGTAAAAGGTGATGTTATTTTAAGCGATGCTTTAAATCATGCAAGTATTATTGATGGCTGTCGCCTTTCAAAGGCAGACTCAATCATTTATGACCATATCGATATGGAAGACCTCGAAAAAAAATTAGTTGCCGCTAAATCATATGAACGGCGTTTTATTGTAACAGACGGGGTATTCAGTATGGACGGTACAATTTGTCCGCTCGAAAAAATCATGTCCTTAGCTAAAAAATATGATGCATTTGTCATTGTTGATGATGCACATGCAACAGGGGTTCTAGGCGAAAACGGCAGAGGTACAAGTGAATATTTTAATGCCCTTCCCGATGTAGTGATTGGCACTCTAAGCAAAGCGGTTGGAGCTGAAGGAGGATTTGTTGCTGGATCTCATATGTTAATTGACTTTTTAAGAAATAACGCAAGGACGTTTATATTTCAAACCTCGATCCCGCCATCTATTTGTGCAGCCGCCTGTACATCATTCAACATGATTGAAGATAGTATAGAAAAGCGGCAACAGCTGCATTTAAACGCAAAACGAATCAAAACAAATTTAGAAGAAATGGGATTCATAGTAAGGGGAAACAACACACCGATCATCCCTGTACTAATCGGCGAAACAAATAAGGCAGTTACATTTGCAAAACGGCTAGATGAAGAAAATATATACGCACCAGCCATTCGACCGCCAACAGTAGCAATTGGAGAAAGTCGGATACGATTAACTGTTACAGCCGATCATCGTACAGATGAAATCGATTACTTATTAAAAACATTTAAATTAATCGGAAAAGAGTTGAATGTAATTTCATGA